One window from the genome of Jeotgalibaca sp. MA1X17-3 encodes:
- a CDS encoding DHHW family protein, translating into MNYKRKSIYFIIIFLLFSLLNLLSPVRSFSPKENRYLQTFPDLNQKDFFSGKFGRSIEVFLSDQFIQRDTWTGIKTISDLALLKKDNGRVYFGKDGYLFEVPTAFKEKQFEKNMNSIQAFIENTSVDNHHISFQAILVPSKESVLSDKLPFSAPILDEEHVLERIHSSLSNSITFIDLLPVLKNEESFYYRTDHHWTTEGAFVAYQTYRNQLDKSLLKEEQFVKEEVSNHFYGTLYRKANFYTHLPDSIFRYQPLEDWVYQITLNEQTKLSSFYQESFLEKTDQYAYFLGGNHAVVEIETTNKNGQTIGVIKDSFANNFIPFLSLHYEKIIVIDPRHFGGNVQEYLLDQKVNEILFLFTIQDFAQETTLHKLGI; encoded by the coding sequence ATGAATTACAAAAGAAAAAGTATATATTTTATAATAATCTTTCTTCTCTTTTCCTTGTTGAATTTGTTGTCTCCCGTTCGCTCTTTTTCACCTAAAGAAAACCGTTACCTCCAAACCTTTCCTGATTTGAATCAAAAAGATTTTTTCTCAGGGAAATTTGGGCGTTCCATTGAAGTTTTCTTAAGTGATCAATTTATTCAGCGAGATACATGGACAGGAATAAAAACCATTAGTGATTTGGCTTTATTAAAAAAAGATAATGGACGGGTTTATTTTGGAAAAGATGGATATCTTTTTGAGGTTCCTACTGCATTTAAAGAAAAACAGTTTGAAAAAAATATGAACAGTATCCAAGCATTTATCGAAAATACTTCGGTTGATAACCATCACATTTCCTTTCAAGCTATTCTTGTTCCTTCAAAAGAAAGCGTATTGAGTGATAAACTTCCTTTTTCTGCACCTATTTTAGATGAAGAACATGTACTAGAAAGAATCCATTCTTCGCTTTCGAATTCAATTACATTCATAGACTTGCTACCTGTATTAAAAAACGAAGAATCCTTTTATTATCGGACGGATCATCATTGGACTACTGAAGGAGCTTTTGTTGCCTATCAAACTTATCGAAATCAACTTGATAAATCTTTGTTGAAGGAAGAACAGTTTGTAAAGGAAGAGGTATCCAACCATTTTTATGGCACTCTTTATCGAAAAGCAAACTTTTATACTCATCTACCTGACAGCATTTTTCGTTATCAGCCTCTAGAAGACTGGGTCTACCAAATTACACTAAATGAACAAACAAAACTATCTAGTTTCTATCAGGAATCTTTTTTAGAAAAAACAGATCAGTACGCTTATTTTCTAGGTGGAAATCATGCTGTAGTAGAAATTGAAACTACAAACAAGAATGGTCAAACAATAGGAGTGATTAAAGATTCCTTTGCTAACAATTTTATTCCTTTTCTTTCCTTACATTACGAAAAAATTATCGTAATCGATCCCCGTCACTTTGGTGGGAATGTTCAGGAATACTTGTTGGATCAAAAAGTGAATGAAATTCTTTTCTTATTCACTATTCAAGATTTTGCACAAGAAACTACTCTGCATAAGTTAGGAATATAA
- a CDS encoding DUF1361 domain-containing protein, whose product MFERYKELLLFMFGYWALCVMTLLLTNKLIYIGLAWNLFLAFLPLFFIEKAISASRQEWARIWGILWFIFFPNALYPISSFIHLSIETFYWVEGNYPTEDVVYGDDIFIWLKLFMIGIGFFASIIVGLYSLYIFEWMIRMDYSKRKGQKVVLLVTFLTGIAVYWGRFLRLNSWDIILRPWLLLKEIFSAINFFMLEFVFAFTIYAVVSYGIFKLFRKMMIHQQNRFEN is encoded by the coding sequence ATGTTTGAAAGGTATAAAGAATTACTATTATTTATGTTTGGATATTGGGCTCTATGTGTAATGACTTTACTGCTAACGAATAAACTAATCTATATTGGTTTAGCTTGGAATTTATTTTTAGCTTTTTTGCCATTATTTTTTATTGAAAAAGCAATTTCAGCTTCCCGACAAGAATGGGCTCGGATTTGGGGAATACTTTGGTTTATCTTTTTTCCTAATGCTCTGTATCCGATTAGTAGTTTCATACACCTATCCATAGAGACTTTTTATTGGGTAGAAGGAAATTACCCAACAGAAGATGTGGTGTATGGAGATGATATTTTTATTTGGCTAAAACTGTTCATGATTGGAATTGGTTTTTTTGCCTCGATTATAGTCGGACTGTATTCTTTATATATTTTTGAATGGATGATTCGAATGGACTATTCCAAACGAAAAGGCCAAAAAGTAGTACTTCTAGTAACCTTTTTGACAGGAATAGCCGTTTATTGGGGAAGGTTCCTACGTTTAAATAGTTGGGATATAATTTTACGACCATGGTTGCTTTTAAAAGAAATATTTTCAGCAATAAATTTCTTTATGTTGGAATTTGTTTTTGCCTTTACTATTTATGCAGTTGTGAGTTATGGAATTTTTAAATTATTTCGAAAAATGATGATTCATCAACAAAATCGATTTGAAAATTAA
- a CDS encoding YfcC family protein — MEHAKKEKNKQWKMPSSYTILLMIITFVAVLSWIVPAGMYDTDAQGNIIAGTYQVVERNPQGLWDVFMAPIKGMIGTKDTPGAIQVSLFILFIGGFLGVVNKTNAINQGIASIVKKNKGKEKLLIPILMVIFALGGTSFGMSEETMAFYPLIIPVMLAVGFDTIVAVAVVLLGAGIGVLASTVNPFATGVASQSLGITPGDGIIWRLLLLLILNIVGIIYVYRYATKIEKDPSKSFMPTSEEHVIEPEKETKVESMTQRQKGVLTLFVLTFLTMIVSLIPWSSINPSWTFFEDIHAWITSFSFSAVLFGKNSSALGSWYFEEITMLFFVMAIIVGLVDRMKEDEIVANFFVGARDLLGVALVVGVARGIQVVMNEGLITATVLHLGEQSLAGLSPVLFSIFTFIFYIPMSFLIPSTSGLAAATMGIMGPLGDFVGVPSHVIVTAYQSASGMVNLFTPTSGVVMGALAIGGIGLTTWWKFVWKLVAIVFVVICLVLALAVIMS, encoded by the coding sequence ATGGAGCATGCAAAGAAAGAAAAGAACAAACAATGGAAGATGCCTTCCTCATATACTATATTATTAATGATTATTACTTTTGTAGCTGTGCTTTCTTGGATTGTTCCGGCTGGAATGTACGATACAGATGCACAAGGAAACATTATTGCAGGTACTTATCAAGTCGTTGAACGGAATCCACAAGGACTATGGGATGTTTTCATGGCCCCTATTAAAGGGATGATTGGGACTAAGGATACTCCTGGTGCCATTCAAGTTTCTTTATTTATTTTATTTATCGGGGGCTTTTTAGGAGTCGTCAATAAAACCAATGCAATCAATCAAGGAATTGCTTCGATTGTAAAAAAGAATAAAGGTAAAGAAAAACTACTCATTCCTATTTTGATGGTTATCTTCGCACTAGGCGGTACATCTTTTGGAATGTCAGAAGAAACAATGGCGTTCTATCCATTAATCATTCCCGTTATGCTTGCTGTGGGATTTGATACAATTGTAGCGGTTGCTGTTGTCCTACTTGGCGCAGGTATTGGGGTACTTGCCTCAACCGTAAACCCCTTTGCTACTGGTGTTGCTTCACAATCTTTAGGGATTACTCCCGGTGATGGAATTATTTGGCGTTTGCTTTTACTTCTCATTCTAAACATCGTTGGAATTATTTATGTCTATCGTTATGCTACTAAAATAGAAAAAGATCCGTCTAAATCATTTATGCCGACTTCTGAAGAGCATGTGATTGAACCAGAAAAGGAAACAAAGGTAGAGTCAATGACTCAACGTCAAAAAGGTGTTCTCACTCTTTTTGTACTCACGTTCTTGACTATGATTGTTAGCCTCATCCCATGGTCTTCCATCAATCCTAGTTGGACTTTCTTCGAAGATATCCATGCTTGGATTACCTCTTTTTCTTTCAGTGCCGTACTTTTCGGAAAAAATAGTTCTGCATTGGGATCCTGGTACTTTGAAGAAATAACCATGTTATTCTTTGTTATGGCAATTATTGTTGGATTGGTCGATCGTATGAAAGAAGATGAAATTGTTGCGAATTTCTTTGTTGGTGCTAGAGATTTATTAGGTGTTGCACTCGTTGTAGGTGTGGCTCGAGGAATTCAAGTAGTCATGAACGAAGGATTAATCACCGCCACTGTTCTTCATTTGGGGGAACAAAGTCTAGCTGGATTGTCTCCAGTATTATTTTCAATATTTACTTTTATTTTTTATATTCCCATGTCTTTCTTAATCCCATCTACTTCAGGTTTAGCAGCCGCTACAATGGGAATTATGGGGCCACTTGGCGATTTTGTAGGCGTTCCTTCCCATGTTATCGTTACTGCATATCAATCTGCTAGCGGTATGGTAAATCTGTTTACTCCTACTTCAGGAGTTGTAATGGGTGCATTAGCAATTGGTGGTATTGGATTAACTACTTGGTGGAAGTTTGTATGGAAATTAGTGGCCATCGTATTCGTTGTAATCTGCCTAGTCTTGGCACTTGCAGTAATAATGAGTTGA
- a CDS encoding FUSC family protein, with protein sequence MKKVISQTLLFAVILVFVSGFEFMFGVNNTQVGITVIIAILVFLQEDLTKTPVKNLFKLLSINLISGVFTYLSASNMWLGLILNFVTLSFIGYLFSFRMTKTMVVPFGLQYLFLLYSPVSGIDFQNRLVGLGVGAVLIMVVQLIVHGKKDKKKKTTQFVPIDKEESEYKVTTVFGIAVKYHKVRAEFALKIGLLTALSAFIVAYFQLQQGRWIVYTIFSLTELYSEQFNIRSKQRLQGTMIGAAAILVLFILAKGMAMRTVIILIAGYLSGFTNNYRDNMIFVTISAVASTALMNGTFQTIMERIIYVLVGILLAIVVDKFLFTKKGIQQNIL encoded by the coding sequence TTGAAGAAAGTTATATCCCAAACACTTCTGTTTGCTGTAATTTTAGTATTTGTAAGTGGATTTGAGTTTATGTTTGGAGTGAATAATACACAAGTAGGTATCACGGTTATCATTGCAATACTAGTATTTTTACAAGAGGATTTAACCAAAACACCAGTAAAAAATTTATTTAAACTTCTTTCAATCAATCTAATTTCAGGAGTTTTTACATATCTTTCAGCTTCCAATATGTGGCTTGGATTGATTTTGAATTTCGTAACCTTATCATTTATTGGATATTTATTTAGTTTTAGAATGACAAAAACGATGGTTGTGCCATTTGGTTTACAATATTTATTTTTATTATATAGCCCAGTATCAGGGATAGACTTTCAGAATCGATTAGTTGGTTTAGGAGTAGGTGCCGTTTTAATTATGGTGGTACAATTAATCGTTCATGGTAAAAAAGATAAAAAGAAGAAAACAACTCAATTTGTTCCAATAGATAAAGAAGAAAGTGAATATAAAGTAACAACTGTGTTTGGCATAGCAGTTAAATATCATAAAGTTCGTGCAGAGTTCGCTCTAAAAATTGGCTTATTGACAGCTCTGTCAGCATTTATAGTAGCTTATTTCCAACTACAACAAGGAAGATGGATTGTTTATACAATTTTTTCATTAACAGAACTTTATTCAGAGCAATTCAATATCCGTTCTAAGCAGAGACTTCAAGGAACCATGATTGGTGCAGCTGCAATTTTAGTTTTATTTATTTTAGCTAAAGGAATGGCAATGCGAACTGTGATTATTTTAATTGCTGGATATTTAAGTGGCTTTACAAATAATTATCGAGATAATATGATTTTTGTCACCATATCTGCAGTAGCTTCTACGGCACTAATGAATGGAACATTTCAAACGATTATGGAACGAATCATTTATGTTTTAGTAGGGATTTTATTAGCAATCGTAGTAGATAAATTTCTATTTACAAAAAAAGGAATACAACAGAATATTCTATAA
- the msrB gene encoding peptide-methionine (R)-S-oxide reductase MsrB produces the protein MKNKKIVWIISIVIVAVTLAFILPNISKNNGTKENMVNDSLNTSYTGNDFEEIYLAGGCFWGIEAYMERVNGVIDATSGYANGTTDQPSYEEVVSQTTGHAETVHVKFDPDVIDLEGILLYYFKVINPVSLNQQGNNIGTQYRTGIYYVNEGQVETIENIIKKEQENYEKELVVEVEPLERFDLAEEYHQDYVKKNPSTYCSIDLSLAEKPLERKEKNPYNIKVDQTLYTKPSEEEIKERLGTTEYDVTQNDATESSFYHEYDQLDKKGIYVDIVTGEPMFSSVDKFDSGTGWPSFTRPIDPDAVKLTEDDTFFTKRVEVRSRVGDSHLGHVFDDGPADDGGKRYCMNGSALHFVAYEEMEKEGYGYLLALFK, from the coding sequence ATGAAAAATAAAAAAATCGTCTGGATCATATCAATCGTCATTGTGGCAGTCACTCTAGCATTCATTCTTCCCAATATATCAAAAAATAATGGAACAAAAGAAAATATGGTAAATGATAGTCTTAATACCTCGTACACAGGAAATGATTTTGAGGAAATATATCTAGCAGGTGGATGCTTTTGGGGAATAGAAGCATACATGGAAAGAGTAAATGGAGTAATCGATGCAACTTCAGGATATGCAAATGGAACAACGGATCAACCAAGTTATGAAGAAGTAGTTAGCCAAACTACTGGTCATGCAGAAACCGTTCATGTGAAATTTGATCCAGATGTTATCGATTTGGAAGGGATTCTATTATATTATTTCAAAGTAATTAATCCAGTTTCACTCAATCAACAAGGAAATAATATAGGAACACAATATAGAACCGGAATCTATTATGTAAATGAAGGACAAGTAGAAACGATTGAAAATATTATAAAAAAAGAACAAGAGAATTATGAAAAGGAATTGGTTGTAGAAGTGGAACCGCTGGAACGATTTGATCTTGCTGAAGAATATCATCAAGACTATGTAAAGAAAAATCCAAGTACGTATTGTAGTATCGATTTAAGTCTTGCAGAGAAACCTTTAGAAAGAAAAGAAAAAAATCCGTATAACATAAAAGTAGATCAAACATTATATACTAAACCTAGCGAAGAAGAAATAAAAGAAAGATTAGGAACAACAGAATATGATGTTACTCAAAATGATGCTACAGAAAGTTCTTTTTATCATGAATACGATCAATTAGATAAAAAAGGAATATATGTAGATATCGTTACTGGAGAGCCGATGTTTTCATCCGTAGATAAATTTGACTCAGGAACAGGATGGCCTAGTTTTACAAGACCAATCGATCCAGATGCAGTGAAGCTCACTGAAGATGACACATTTTTTACGAAAAGAGTAGAAGTAAGGAGTAGAGTAGGAGATTCACATTTGGGACATGTTTTTGATGACGGTCCTGCAGATGATGGTGGGAAAAGATATTGTATGAATGGATCTGCCCTCCACTTTGTAGCTTATGAAGAAATGGAAAAAGAAGGATATGGATATTTATTAGCTTTATTTAAATAA
- the ndk gene encoding nucleoside-diphosphate kinase, with protein sequence MEKTFIMIKPDGVKRGIMGKIITKIEQKGFQIVQAKLFQPSKELVEEHYEEHLGKPFFEGLITYILSGPVLAIEVEGESVVEVMRLMIGDKDPKIAIPGTIRGDFAHLMNQNVIHGSDSVESAKRELELWF encoded by the coding sequence ATGGAAAAAACATTTATAATGATCAAACCTGATGGGGTAAAAAGAGGAATCATGGGGAAAATTATAACAAAAATAGAACAAAAAGGATTTCAAATCGTACAAGCCAAACTATTTCAACCTTCTAAAGAACTAGTGGAAGAACATTACGAAGAACATCTAGGTAAACCTTTTTTCGAAGGATTAATTACTTATATTTTGAGTGGACCTGTTCTTGCAATAGAAGTAGAGGGAGAATCTGTTGTTGAAGTCATGCGTTTAATGATAGGAGATAAAGATCCAAAGATAGCAATCCCTGGAACAATCAGAGGAGACTTTGCTCATTTAATGAATCAAAATGTGATTCATGGTTCGGATTCAGTAGAAAGTGCAAAACGTGAATTGGAGTTATGGTTCTAG